In Longimicrobiales bacterium, a genomic segment contains:
- a CDS encoding thiazole synthase, with protein MTEAMIDAARALDGPLTIGGVEFTSRLIVGTGKYETNEIMVDAIRAAGTEMVTVAVRRVDLDRTKEEAILHHLSPDEFFLLANTAGCYTAEDAIRYARLARAAGFNEFVKLEVIGDEKTLLPDVQATLEAAKILADEGFKVMAYTNDDLVTALRLEDAGCAAVMPLASPIGSGLGVVNPYFIREIKNRLEVPVIVDAGVGTASHACITMEQGVDGVLMNTALATADDPVCMSHAMKHATLAGRLAYLAGRMPSREIAVPSSPTAGMLD; from the coding sequence ATGACCGAAGCGATGATCGACGCAGCGAGGGCTCTGGATGGTCCTTTGACGATCGGGGGAGTTGAATTCACCTCTCGACTGATCGTGGGCACCGGGAAGTACGAGACCAATGAGATCATGGTCGACGCCATTCGCGCGGCCGGTACCGAGATGGTGACCGTCGCCGTGCGCCGGGTCGACCTCGACCGCACGAAGGAAGAGGCCATCCTGCATCACCTCAGCCCGGACGAGTTTTTTCTGCTCGCCAACACCGCGGGCTGCTACACTGCTGAGGACGCGATTCGATATGCACGACTCGCCAGGGCTGCGGGCTTCAACGAGTTCGTGAAGCTCGAAGTGATCGGCGACGAGAAGACATTGCTCCCTGACGTCCAGGCTACGCTGGAAGCGGCGAAAATTCTCGCCGATGAGGGTTTCAAGGTTATGGCTTATACCAACGATGACTTGGTCACGGCCCTCAGACTCGAGGACGCTGGGTGCGCGGCTGTCATGCCTCTTGCTTCTCCGATCGGCAGCGGGCTCGGTGTGGTGAACCCCTATTTCATTCGCGAGATCAAGAATCGACTTGAAGTGCCGGTGATCGTCGATGCCGGGGTCGGCACTGCTTCGCACGCCTGCATCACGATGGAACAAGGTGTCGACGGCGTGCTGATGAACACCGCGTTGGCGACTGCTGATGATCCGGTGTGCATGTCTCACGCGATGAAGCACGCGACCCTGGCGGGCAGGCTCGCCTATCTTGCCGGGCGCATGCCCTCGCGTGAAATCGCGGTTCCATCTTCTCCGACTGCTGGAATGCTCGACTGA
- the thiS gene encoding sulfur carrier protein ThiS, with the protein MTQTNTIQVQLNGKEREVSTGLTVHSLLESLELHPGMVVVELNRDIIERDSYQDHAVSEGDTLELVHFVGGG; encoded by the coding sequence GTGACGCAAACGAACACGATTCAGGTTCAGCTCAACGGGAAAGAGCGTGAGGTTTCGACGGGCCTCACCGTGCACTCCCTTCTCGAGTCTCTGGAGCTCCACCCGGGGATGGTCGTGGTTGAACTGAACCGCGACATCATTGAGCGAGACAGCTATCAGGACCACGCGGTGTCGGAAGGCGACACCCTTGAACTCGTTCACTTCGTGGGCGGTGGATGA
- a CDS encoding thiamine phosphate synthase: MTRGDGPPAMAASTLIPRLHIVTDDDALARDEWPSVAESILSMGGSNVALHVRGPRASGAEVFRASARLQVVAEKSDGWVVANDRLDVAKALGLPAVHLGRRSLDVRDARRVVGEGVSVGVSVHSEEEVWAAVERAPDYLFAGPVYATQSHPGTAGIGAVALGELVEAAMGTPVIGIGGIDPAGVTEVMGTGCYGVAVIRGIWDAPDPVEAVAEYISVLSQHGVKV, from the coding sequence GTGACGCGCGGTGACGGGCCACCGGCGATGGCGGCTTCGACCCTGATCCCCCGACTTCACATCGTGACGGACGATGATGCGCTCGCCAGAGATGAATGGCCGTCCGTAGCGGAGTCGATCCTGTCGATGGGTGGCTCGAACGTCGCCTTGCATGTTCGCGGCCCCCGCGCTTCCGGTGCGGAGGTGTTCCGAGCTTCGGCGCGGCTCCAGGTGGTCGCGGAGAAGAGCGACGGTTGGGTCGTGGCGAACGATCGTCTCGATGTCGCCAAGGCTCTGGGACTCCCGGCAGTACATCTTGGACGGCGCTCGCTCGACGTGAGAGATGCGCGGCGAGTGGTAGGTGAGGGTGTGTCCGTGGGTGTATCGGTACATTCCGAGGAGGAGGTCTGGGCCGCGGTGGAGCGAGCGCCAGACTACCTGTTCGCAGGTCCTGTCTATGCGACGCAATCACACCCGGGGACAGCTGGTATCGGAGCAGTCGCTCTGGGCGAACTGGTTGAGGCAGCGATGGGCACACCGGTCATTGGTATCGGTGGAATCGATCCGGCCGGAGTCACCGAAGTCATGGGCACGGGGTGTTACGGTGTCGCAGTGATTCGCGGCATCTGGGACGCACCGGATCCCGTGGAGGCCGTTGCAGAGTACATTTCGGTCCTCAGCCAGCACGGAGTAAAGGTGTGA
- the fmt gene encoding methionyl-tRNA formyltransferase codes for MRILFWGTPAFAVPSLRAIDGEGFEIVGVVTQPDRPAGRGRRLRPSPIKEVAIEQGFPVLTPDLPKTQEFIEEVRALEPDISVVVAYGHILTTEVLELPRLGSINVHASLLPELRGAAPINWAIARGHQTTGVTVMRMVKAMDAGAMIHRVEELILSDETAGDLTTRLSELGAAALVEALALMSIGAAEEVEQDHTLATFAPKVNRAVARIDWNRPAAEVAGHARGMDPVPGAWSMLADAPVKLFRPAVWSGEDVESLEAGGLSTNGGPRTAQLNVSPGTVLRASVEDGVLVATSSGGVSFHEGQPPGKRRMTISDWINGRGIEPGQRFE; via the coding sequence GTGAGGATTCTGTTCTGGGGCACGCCAGCTTTTGCGGTTCCGTCGCTGCGAGCCATAGACGGCGAGGGCTTCGAGATCGTCGGAGTGGTGACACAGCCCGACCGCCCTGCGGGGCGTGGACGCCGGCTTCGTCCGTCACCGATTAAGGAAGTGGCCATCGAGCAGGGCTTCCCCGTCCTGACGCCGGACCTTCCGAAAACGCAAGAATTCATCGAGGAGGTTCGGGCGCTTGAGCCGGATATCTCTGTCGTCGTCGCATACGGCCACATTCTTACCACCGAGGTGTTGGAACTTCCGCGCCTCGGGTCGATCAATGTGCACGCCTCCCTGCTTCCCGAGCTTCGCGGGGCGGCCCCGATCAACTGGGCGATCGCACGCGGTCATCAGACGACCGGTGTCACCGTCATGCGCATGGTGAAGGCAATGGATGCGGGCGCCATGATCCATCGAGTCGAGGAGCTTATTCTCTCGGACGAGACCGCCGGAGACCTGACGACTCGCCTGTCCGAGCTCGGTGCGGCGGCCTTAGTCGAGGCACTTGCCCTGATGAGTATTGGCGCCGCCGAAGAGGTCGAGCAGGATCACACCTTGGCGACGTTCGCTCCCAAGGTGAATCGGGCGGTAGCACGAATCGATTGGAACCGTCCGGCTGCTGAGGTCGCCGGCCATGCAAGGGGAATGGACCCGGTGCCTGGGGCGTGGTCGATGCTGGCGGATGCTCCGGTGAAACTGTTTCGTCCGGCTGTCTGGTCAGGAGAGGACGTTGAGTCGCTCGAGGCTGGCGGACTGTCGACAAACGGTGGCCCCCGCACCGCGCAACTCAATGTGAGTCCGGGAACGGTACTGAGAGCATCGGTTGAGGACGGCGTTCTGGTCGCGACTAGCTCCGGCGGCGTTTCGTTCCATGAAGGACAGCCCCCCGGCAAGCGCCGGATGACGATCTCGGACTGGATCAACGGCCGTGGCATCGAGCCGGGCCAGCGCTTCGAGTGA
- the def gene encoding peptide deformylase, whose translation MIRDIVLMGDPVLRTEAEAITVFDDDLRSLVRDMYATMYHADGIGLAAPQIGLPLRIIVVDLRRPDSDDEDEDFERVALVNPVVTWSSDETAKQSEGCLSIPGLEETVQRPAEVRVEGRDPEGDEIIIETDGLFGRALQHEIDHLNGVLFVDRVSPLKRRMLMKKWKKLEAEEA comes from the coding sequence ATGATTCGGGATATCGTCCTCATGGGCGATCCGGTTCTCCGGACGGAGGCTGAGGCGATCACGGTTTTTGACGACGATCTCCGGTCTCTGGTGCGCGATATGTACGCGACGATGTACCATGCCGACGGCATCGGTCTGGCCGCACCTCAGATCGGCCTTCCACTTCGGATCATCGTCGTGGACCTTCGTCGCCCTGACAGTGATGACGAAGACGAGGATTTCGAACGCGTCGCTCTGGTGAACCCGGTCGTGACGTGGTCCAGTGACGAGACGGCGAAGCAATCGGAGGGATGTCTTTCAATTCCAGGCCTCGAGGAAACCGTTCAGCGGCCCGCAGAAGTCAGAGTCGAGGGTCGTGATCCCGAAGGGGACGAAATCATCATCGAAACCGATGGACTGTTCGGTCGGGCTCTCCAGCATGAAATCGATCATCTGAACGGAGTTCTTTTCGTCGATCGAGTGAGTCCCTTGAAGCGGCGCATGCTCATGAAGAAGTGGAAGAAACTGGAGGCCGAGGAGGCGTGA
- the yajC gene encoding preprotein translocase subunit YajC yields the protein MISLNLLFAVPREGGNSSMIFLAQMVAIFAIFYFLLLRPQAKERSRVEDMLTSIKKDDEIVTNGGIIGKVVHVEEKRLTIKTGENTRLTVDRSRVASVLDVYGEPKKG from the coding sequence TTGATATCGCTCAATTTGCTCTTTGCTGTACCGCGGGAGGGTGGCAACTCCTCGATGATCTTCCTCGCTCAGATGGTCGCGATCTTTGCGATCTTCTACTTCCTGCTCCTTCGCCCGCAGGCGAAAGAGCGATCCCGCGTCGAAGACATGCTCACGTCGATCAAGAAGGACGACGAGATCGTGACGAACGGAGGGATTATCGGGAAGGTCGTCCACGTGGAAGAGAAGCGCCTCACCATCAAGACGGGTGAGAACACTCGCCTGACCGTCGACCGGAGCCGTGTGGCTTCCGTCCTCGACGTTTATGGAGAGCCGAAAAAAGGATGA
- the tgt gene encoding tRNA guanosine(34) transglycosylase Tgt: MFDYTLSSTDGSARAGTFTTPHGDVPTPAFMPVGTAGTVKSLIMEEVGALQARMVLANTYHLYLRPGHELVQKLGGLHDFMRWDGPILTDSGGYQVFSLADIRQIHDEGVDFQSHIDGSKHSFTPESVMDVQRTLGADVIMAFDECPPGGCDRATAEEANRRTLAWLERCRARFGEIESERDVPQQALLPVLQGNVFDDLRREHARQFMDVGDWAGFGIGGLSVGEAKTDMWRVLEVLDGVLPRDRPRYLMGVGYPDDLLEAVARGCDLFDCVAPTRNARHGTAWTTEEGQVNLRAARFREDTRPIDPGCDCYTCSRYDRAYLRHLIVSSEWLPVRLVSIHNLRFLVRLGEEARRRVGDGSFTSWSSEWLVRYRNEGSLA, from the coding sequence ATGTTCGACTACACACTCTCCTCGACGGACGGCTCTGCACGCGCAGGCACGTTTACCACGCCCCATGGTGACGTGCCGACCCCGGCATTCATGCCGGTGGGCACCGCCGGGACGGTGAAAAGTCTGATCATGGAGGAGGTCGGCGCGCTGCAGGCCCGTATGGTGCTCGCGAACACCTACCACCTTTACCTGCGTCCGGGGCACGAACTGGTCCAGAAGCTGGGCGGGTTGCACGACTTCATGCGCTGGGACGGGCCGATTCTCACTGACTCGGGCGGGTACCAGGTCTTCTCACTGGCCGATATCCGGCAGATCCATGATGAGGGCGTCGACTTCCAGAGCCACATCGATGGCTCGAAGCACTCTTTCACGCCGGAGTCTGTCATGGACGTCCAGCGGACGCTTGGCGCCGACGTCATCATGGCGTTCGATGAGTGCCCGCCCGGTGGGTGTGACCGAGCCACGGCTGAAGAAGCGAACCGCCGAACTCTTGCCTGGCTGGAACGATGCCGGGCCCGCTTCGGCGAGATCGAATCGGAGAGGGATGTGCCGCAACAGGCGTTGCTACCGGTGCTCCAGGGCAATGTCTTCGACGACCTGCGTCGCGAGCACGCTCGTCAGTTCATGGATGTCGGGGACTGGGCCGGCTTCGGCATCGGGGGGCTGAGCGTGGGCGAGGCCAAGACGGATATGTGGCGCGTTCTCGAAGTGCTCGACGGTGTTCTCCCGAGAGATCGTCCGCGCTATCTCATGGGTGTAGGCTATCCGGACGATCTACTCGAGGCGGTAGCCCGCGGGTGCGATCTTTTTGATTGTGTTGCTCCGACCCGGAACGCCCGTCACGGAACTGCCTGGACGACCGAGGAAGGCCAGGTCAATTTGAGGGCCGCTCGGTTCAGAGAGGACACCCGGCCGATCGACCCCGGGTGTGATTGTTACACTTGTTCACGGTATGATCGAGCGTATCTCCGCCATCTCATTGTTTCGTCCGAATGGCTTCCGGTACGTCTCGTCTCGATTCACAATCTCCGCTTTCTGGTTCGCCTCGGTGAAGAGGCCCGCCGCCGTGTAGGCGACGGGAGCTTTACGAGCTGGAGCAGCGAGTGGCTCGTACGCTATCGCAACGAAGGGAGTTTGGCTTGA
- the queA gene encoding tRNA preQ1(34) S-adenosylmethionine ribosyltransferase-isomerase QueA → MISGAGKGREPDGSIVSDYDYELPTELIAQYPAEQRDASRLLTLGSDGSVGHGRFPDVIGLFAEGDLLVANESRVFPARLLGRKPTGAAAEVFLIRQTGDDSYVWEALVRPGGKLKPGRTVTIADDLTVEILSTTPSGNRVVRLVTAMSAEEALERHGHIPLPPYIERSDDEVDRERYQTVYAGTPGSVAAPTAGLHFTEDLLRRIQASGVAFASVTLHVGIGTFRPIEVDHPADHPMHAESYTLSEQTADAVNQTRDRGGRVWAVGTTSVRTLESCADAAGRVTPGSGETRLFIRPPYDFRVVDGLITNFHLPRSTLLMLVAAHRGYEATMGAYREAVLNAYRFYSYGDAMALPPGR, encoded by the coding sequence ATGATCTCTGGAGCAGGAAAGGGTCGTGAGCCTGATGGCTCCATCGTATCCGATTACGACTACGAACTCCCCACCGAACTGATCGCTCAGTATCCGGCCGAACAGCGTGACGCCAGCCGGCTATTGACCCTCGGGTCCGACGGTTCTGTCGGTCACGGTCGGTTCCCGGATGTCATCGGTCTGTTTGCCGAGGGTGACCTGCTCGTTGCGAACGAGAGTCGAGTCTTCCCCGCGCGCCTTCTCGGGCGGAAGCCGACCGGTGCGGCGGCGGAGGTATTCCTGATCCGCCAGACAGGCGATGACAGCTATGTCTGGGAGGCGCTGGTTCGCCCGGGAGGAAAGCTGAAGCCGGGCAGGACCGTGACTATCGCGGATGATCTGACTGTGGAAATCCTGTCGACGACTCCGTCAGGCAACCGAGTGGTACGACTGGTCACCGCCATGTCGGCGGAAGAAGCATTGGAACGACACGGCCACATTCCTCTTCCTCCGTACATCGAACGCTCCGACGACGAGGTCGACCGGGAGCGCTACCAGACGGTCTACGCCGGAACGCCGGGTTCGGTCGCGGCCCCAACCGCGGGGCTCCATTTCACGGAAGATCTCCTCCGCCGAATCCAGGCGAGTGGGGTCGCGTTTGCGTCGGTCACGCTTCACGTCGGTATCGGCACCTTCCGACCCATCGAGGTGGACCATCCGGCGGACCACCCGATGCATGCGGAGTCGTATACTCTTTCGGAGCAGACGGCTGACGCCGTCAACCAGACCCGCGATCGAGGCGGACGCGTGTGGGCGGTCGGTACGACGTCAGTTCGCACGCTCGAATCATGTGCCGATGCGGCCGGACGTGTGACCCCGGGCTCTGGCGAGACCCGGCTGTTCATCCGACCGCCCTACGACTTCCGCGTCGTCGATGGGCTGATCACGAATTTCCATCTGCCACGTTCCACGCTTCTCATGCTCGTCGCCGCGCACCGGGGCTATGAGGCGACGATGGGGGCCTATCGAGAGGCAGTGCTCAACGCGTACCGCTTTTATTCCTACGGCGATGCGATGGCGCTGCCGCCCGGCCGGTAA
- the ruvB gene encoding Holliday junction branch migration DNA helicase RuvB, which yields MTDYTHITTPESLPEDGGSGPSLRPSRLAEFIGQAKVREALSIAIEAAKGRKEALDHVLFHGPPGLGKTTLAALLAREMGVNIKTTSGPVLERPADLVSILTSQREGDILFIDEIHRLRPIIEEFLYPAMEDWQVDIRLSDGPKAETMTMKIERFTLVGATTRFGALTSPMRARFGIVQRMNFYPSEELVIIVRRSAEILGIDTTEDGAIEIAKRSRGTPRVANRLLRRVRDYAQVRGEGHIDVDTARAALTLLDVDEYGLDEMDAQVIKTLIEKFEGGPVGLNSLAVAMGEDATTLEEVYEPFLIMEGFLQRTPQGRIATPRAFRRFGYTIPDGRGGPEGQKGPQGSLFVEES from the coding sequence ATGACCGACTACACTCACATCACTACACCGGAATCCCTCCCCGAGGATGGGGGGAGTGGGCCGTCACTCCGGCCGAGTCGGCTGGCGGAGTTCATTGGCCAGGCCAAGGTCCGCGAGGCCCTCTCGATCGCGATTGAGGCTGCGAAGGGTCGGAAGGAAGCGCTGGATCACGTTCTGTTCCATGGCCCTCCCGGACTGGGGAAGACCACACTGGCGGCCCTGCTCGCCCGTGAGATGGGGGTGAACATCAAGACCACATCAGGCCCGGTGCTCGAACGTCCTGCTGATCTGGTGAGCATCCTCACCAGCCAGCGAGAGGGGGACATCCTCTTCATCGACGAGATCCATCGGCTGAGACCCATTATCGAAGAGTTCCTCTACCCGGCGATGGAGGACTGGCAGGTGGACATCCGCCTGTCCGATGGACCGAAGGCCGAGACTATGACGATGAAGATCGAGCGCTTCACCTTGGTTGGAGCGACGACTCGCTTCGGCGCGTTGACGTCACCCATGCGAGCGCGCTTCGGCATCGTCCAGCGCATGAATTTTTATCCGTCCGAGGAACTGGTCATCATTGTCCGTCGAAGTGCCGAGATTCTTGGCATCGACACCACGGAGGACGGAGCGATCGAGATCGCCAAGCGCTCCCGAGGGACGCCCCGCGTCGCGAATCGACTCCTCAGGCGCGTCCGCGACTACGCACAGGTTCGGGGTGAAGGGCACATCGACGTCGATACTGCCCGCGCCGCCCTGACCCTCCTCGATGTCGATGAATATGGCCTCGACGAGATGGATGCTCAGGTCATCAAGACGCTGATCGAAAAATTCGAGGGTGGCCCGGTAGGCCTGAACTCCTTGGCGGTCGCCATGGGTGAGGACGCGACGACACTGGAAGAGGTGTACGAGCCGTTTCTGATCATGGAGGGCTTCCTGCAGCGCACACCGCAGGGAAGGATCGCCACCCCGCGAGCGTTCCGGCGGTTTGGCTATACGATCCCGGATGGCCGAGGCGGGCCTGAGGGGCAGAAAGGCCCGCAGGGTTCGCTCTTCGTGGAAGAGTCGTGA
- the ruvA gene encoding Holliday junction branch migration protein RuvA, which translates to MISRLRGTLLSLETDRVEVETTGGVVYEVEVPLTVLQRLPSPGGVLELRTLQVVTDNSVALYGFIDENERTLFKRLLTASGVGAKVALAMMSTYPAERLARALMEKDTVALQQVSGIGKKKAEKIALDLADKVADLAIVTPTGPRESTGAQEAVQALVALGLTFGDADHAVRAVLEAGVPDSTEELIRRALAG; encoded by the coding sequence ATGATCTCGAGATTGCGGGGAACGTTACTCTCGCTGGAGACCGATCGTGTCGAGGTCGAGACCACCGGGGGGGTCGTCTACGAAGTGGAAGTGCCGTTGACTGTCCTCCAGCGTCTCCCGTCACCTGGAGGCGTTTTAGAGTTGCGGACACTCCAAGTCGTAACCGATAATTCCGTCGCCCTCTACGGCTTCATTGACGAGAACGAGCGGACGCTGTTCAAGCGCCTCCTTACCGCCTCTGGCGTGGGAGCGAAGGTCGCCCTTGCGATGATGTCGACGTATCCGGCCGAGCGCCTAGCCCGAGCTCTGATGGAGAAAGACACGGTCGCGCTGCAGCAGGTCAGCGGAATCGGGAAGAAGAAGGCCGAGAAGATCGCCCTCGATCTTGCTGATAAGGTTGCCGATCTCGCGATCGTGACACCCACCGGGCCGCGTGAATCAACAGGAGCCCAGGAGGCCGTACAGGCGCTGGTCGCTCTCGGCCTCACGTTCGGCGATGCCGACCATGCCGTCCGGGCAGTACTCGAGGCAGGGGTGCCCGACTCCACGGAGGAGTTGATCCGCCGGGCATTGGCGGGGTAA
- the ruvC gene encoding crossover junction endodeoxyribonuclease RuvC yields MDSSPAAEGVLILGIDPGTAATGYGVVRRASDAGVTLVECGVIRTTPREPLAIRIREIYDSIVAIIERHEPARVSVEDVFHGKNAQSALKLGHARGAILLAAAHSDLIIAEYAPRQIKKAVAGHGNASKDQVAFMVKQQLRLLEAPKPADAADGVAAALCHALMGSFPR; encoded by the coding sequence ATGGATAGCTCGCCGGCGGCTGAAGGCGTTCTGATTCTCGGAATCGACCCGGGGACCGCGGCCACAGGGTACGGGGTTGTGCGACGGGCTTCAGATGCGGGTGTGACGCTCGTCGAGTGTGGTGTGATCAGGACGACGCCTCGAGAGCCGCTCGCGATCCGCATCAGGGAAATTTACGACTCCATCGTGGCCATTATCGAACGCCATGAGCCGGCAAGGGTCTCCGTCGAGGATGTTTTCCACGGGAAGAACGCCCAGAGTGCGCTCAAGCTCGGCCATGCTCGGGGAGCGATTCTTCTCGCCGCGGCGCACAGCGACCTTATCATTGCCGAGTACGCGCCTCGCCAGATCAAGAAAGCCGTCGCAGGTCACGGCAACGCTTCAAAGGATCAGGTCGCCTTCATGGTGAAACAGCAGTTGAGACTCCTAGAGGCTCCGAAGCCGGCCGATGCGGCCGACGGTGTCGCGGCCGCATTATGCCACGCGCTCATGGGGAGCTTTCCCCGATGA
- a CDS encoding YebC/PmpR family DNA-binding transcriptional regulator: MAGHNKWSKIKRKKGVNDAKRGALFTKLIREITVAAKEGGGSVEFNSRLRLAVETSKGNSMPQENIDRAIKKGTGELEGISYEEITYEGYGPGGVALFIECLTDNTNRSVADVRHALNKCDGSLGTDGSVAWQFDRKGQIVIDATKYTEDAVFEAAIEAGAEDVAGDGEEFVVTAEPAEFAGVQGALKDAGIEASSAELTRVAKNEVEVAGKDAEKLLRLMEMLDDLDDVQKVHSNGDIDDAVLAEAM, from the coding sequence GTGGCTGGCCATAACAAGTGGTCGAAGATCAAGCGCAAGAAGGGCGTCAATGACGCTAAGCGCGGCGCGCTCTTCACCAAGCTCATTCGAGAGATCACTGTCGCTGCGAAAGAAGGTGGAGGAAGCGTCGAGTTCAATTCCCGACTCCGACTCGCTGTAGAGACGTCGAAGGGAAACTCGATGCCTCAGGAGAACATCGATCGCGCCATCAAGAAGGGTACCGGTGAACTCGAGGGCATCAGCTACGAAGAGATCACGTACGAGGGATACGGCCCCGGTGGCGTGGCCCTGTTCATCGAATGCCTGACGGACAACACGAATCGGAGCGTCGCCGACGTGCGCCATGCGCTCAATAAGTGCGATGGCAGTCTCGGGACGGACGGCTCCGTTGCTTGGCAGTTCGACCGAAAGGGTCAGATCGTCATCGATGCGACGAAGTACACGGAGGACGCGGTATTCGAGGCAGCGATAGAGGCTGGGGCGGAGGACGTGGCAGGGGACGGCGAGGAATTCGTGGTCACCGCGGAGCCTGCCGAATTCGCAGGCGTTCAGGGTGCACTAAAGGATGCCGGGATCGAGGCGTCCTCGGCGGAGCTGACGCGTGTCGCCAAGAACGAAGTCGAGGTTGCTGGAAAGGACGCGGAAAAACTGCTCCGACTCATGGAGATGCTCGACGACCTCGACGATGTGCAGAAGGTCCACTCCAACGGGGATATCGACGACGCGGTTCTCGCTGAGGCGATGTGA
- a CDS encoding amidase, with protein sequence MSLIRCGALAVAMAAATLSPVQAVSQEINVVELTVEDVQEGYASGAFTAVELTRAFLSRITAYEGYYNAFISMNPDALSIAEALDVEYAGSGPRGPLHGVPVVIKDNIDYGGLVTTAGWEGFSSRMGGVDMVPDDDAAVVTRLRAAGAIILGKTNLPDFAGHGTRTNSTVAGMTLNPYNVDKVPGGSSGGTATAVNGSFAVLGLGTETGGSIQNPASAQGLVGVKPTYGLVPIEGVVPLSGTYVDVVGPIAKTVMDAAITLDILAGPTTEDLATFASQGHMPEGGYVAALGQASLEGKRFGLVGTGWRDDFLPLDPLSQTAYDDAVTMLQSLGAVVVEDPFADSDFKEVYGERTNVPTQGTHDMFVYLQGLGSGAPFTSIQEWEMLSGEVYSRGQGRGGNGPPSPARPSATEQGDAYQAWRYKTRNLFRSVLEENDLDGLFFPQSGTPNRPVVEDPERPDYTPNNWAEIPSNIINDLGVPTVTLPYSYFEDGTPFVLAFIGDMWSEAELLAFAFALEQATEARRAPTLTVKPGG encoded by the coding sequence TTGAGTCTTATCAGGTGTGGAGCGCTCGCGGTCGCCATGGCGGCCGCGACGCTCTCGCCGGTTCAGGCAGTTTCTCAGGAGATCAACGTCGTCGAGCTCACAGTCGAAGACGTCCAGGAAGGTTATGCCTCGGGCGCCTTCACGGCTGTCGAACTCACACGGGCGTTCCTCTCTCGCATCACTGCCTACGAGGGGTATTACAACGCCTTCATTTCGATGAATCCCGACGCGCTGTCGATCGCTGAAGCGCTCGATGTGGAGTATGCCGGTTCTGGGCCGCGAGGCCCTCTGCACGGTGTGCCGGTCGTCATCAAGGACAACATCGACTATGGCGGACTCGTGACCACGGCGGGCTGGGAGGGTTTCAGCAGCCGGATGGGTGGCGTGGATATGGTGCCAGACGATGACGCAGCCGTGGTCACGCGACTGCGTGCCGCCGGGGCGATCATTCTCGGCAAGACCAACCTTCCCGATTTCGCCGGCCACGGCACGCGGACCAACAGCACTGTCGCCGGCATGACGCTCAACCCATACAACGTCGACAAGGTGCCGGGCGGGTCGAGCGGGGGGACGGCGACGGCTGTAAACGGGAGCTTTGCGGTGCTCGGGCTGGGGACGGAGACGGGTGGCTCCATTCAGAACCCGGCATCTGCTCAGGGACTGGTAGGTGTGAAGCCCACATACGGACTTGTCCCGATCGAGGGGGTTGTACCGCTGAGCGGTACCTACGTTGATGTGGTAGGGCCGATCGCGAAGACGGTAATGGATGCGGCAATCACACTGGACATTCTCGCAGGACCGACCACCGAAGACCTCGCGACCTTTGCTTCACAAGGGCACATGCCGGAGGGCGGATATGTGGCGGCCTTGGGACAGGCGTCGCTCGAGGGTAAGCGCTTTGGCCTCGTTGGCACTGGCTGGCGCGACGACTTTCTGCCACTCGATCCGCTGAGCCAAACCGCCTACGATGATGCCGTAACCATGCTCCAGAGTTTGGGTGCAGTGGTCGTTGAAGACCCGTTCGCAGATAGCGACTTCAAGGAGGTCTACGGCGAGCGAACGAACGTTCCCACGCAGGGCACTCACGACATGTTCGTGTATTTGCAAGGACTCGGGTCAGGCGCTCCTTTCACCTCCATCCAGGAGTGGGAGATGCTCAGCGGTGAGGTCTACAGCCGCGGACAGGGCCGAGGCGGTAACGGGCCGCCATCTCCGGCGCGCCCCAGTGCGACGGAGCAGGGTGACGCGTATCAGGCGTGGCGCTACAAGACCCGGAATCTCTTCCGTTCAGTTTTGGAAGAGAACGATCTCGATGGCCTCTTCTTCCCTCAGTCGGGGACCCCGAATCGACCCGTCGTCGAAGATCCTGAACGACCGGACTACACCCCCAACAACTGGGCCGAGATCCCGAGCAACATCATCAACGACCTGGGCGTACCGACGGTGACCTTGCCCTACAGCTACTTCGAAGATGGGACTCCTTTCGTGCTGGCGTTCATTGGGGATATGTGGAGCGAAGCCGAGCTTCTGGCCTTCGCCTTCGCGCTGGAGCAGGCCACGGAGGCCAGGCGGGCGCCAACGCTCACCGTGAAACCGGGCGGCTGA